Proteins from one Bacteroides mediterraneensis genomic window:
- a CDS encoding porin family protein: MKRIACIVACLFTVLTMAAQTKVTWSMKLGLGMSTWMGKDAGDSSPLFNQKVGVGIDVPLSGLLSFQTGLNWVSKGASMDVDFVGTNTQNKVSMHVNQNYFEMPLLAAFHVGTASNFDMVFTAGPYLAYGVNGKQDMDIDDLTVSYNTFGDSKVEDEVIPGLRRFDAGLMAGVALDFARWTVGLDGEFGLCKLTSASKTRNLAFFFTAAYKF, translated from the coding sequence ATGAAAAGAATTGCATGTATAGTGGCATGTTTGTTCACCGTGTTGACAATGGCCGCACAGACGAAGGTAACTTGGAGTATGAAATTAGGACTGGGTATGAGTACCTGGATGGGGAAAGATGCGGGAGATTCTTCTCCGCTGTTTAATCAGAAAGTGGGAGTGGGCATTGATGTGCCGTTGAGTGGACTGCTCTCTTTTCAGACGGGATTGAACTGGGTCTCGAAAGGGGCCAGTATGGATGTGGACTTTGTCGGAACCAATACCCAGAATAAGGTGAGCATGCATGTAAACCAGAATTACTTTGAAATGCCTTTGCTGGCAGCCTTTCATGTGGGAACTGCATCCAATTTTGATATGGTATTCACCGCAGGTCCGTATTTGGCTTACGGAGTGAACGGTAAACAGGATATGGATATAGATGACCTGACAGTTTCTTATAATACATTTGGTGATTCGAAAGTTGAAGATGAAGTGATTCCGGGTTTGCGCCGTTTTGATGCCGGATTGATGGCAGGGGTAGCATTGGATTTTGCACGCTGGACGGTAGGACTTGACGGAGAATTTGGTCTCTGCAAGCTGACCAGTGCGTCAAAGACGCGTAACCTTGCTTTCTTCTTTACAGCCGCTTATAAGTTTTAA
- a CDS encoding outer membrane beta-barrel protein, which produces MRKLFLLVVIVMAAISASAQEGVYLGGGISLWRNNDVDKTSFSITPDVGYNLSKQWAVGVELAYAHKGYDGELEVSSNAFALAPYARYSFYENKIVRLFLDMGFGFSTYKAKHADSVNGFEIGVKPGLALKLNDHFSFITKVGFAGYRDDYYRDLEGNGFGVGLDMENISIGIDYEF; this is translated from the coding sequence ATGAGAAAGTTATTTTTGCTCGTAGTGATTGTCATGGCTGCTATTTCGGCCAGTGCACAGGAAGGTGTGTATCTGGGAGGTGGTATCAGCTTGTGGAGAAACAATGACGTGGATAAAACATCATTCTCCATCACGCCGGATGTAGGTTATAACCTGAGTAAGCAATGGGCTGTAGGTGTAGAACTGGCCTATGCGCATAAAGGGTATGACGGAGAGCTTGAGGTTAGTTCCAATGCGTTTGCATTGGCTCCGTATGCACGTTATTCATTTTATGAAAACAAAATCGTGCGCCTGTTCTTGGATATGGGATTCGGTTTCTCTACTTACAAGGCAAAACATGCCGATTCTGTCAACGGTTTTGAGATTGGCGTAAAGCCGGGTCTGGCCTTGAAGTTGAACGATCATTTCAGCTTCATTACGAAAGTCGGTTTTGCCGGTTACCGTGATGATTATTATCGTGATTTGGAGGGTAATGGATTTGGTGTCGGCCTGGATATGGAAAACATTTCCATTGGCATCGATTACGAATTCTAA
- a CDS encoding M23 family metallopeptidase has translation MIAWCFWTGSIRASEPVSAGFTSMERNHVRVQTPGLFAKGNRFEIHLECLADSQFCFPLRNGKVISGYGSRGGHSGADIKTKANDSIVCVFDGVVRMAKHYGGYGKVIVVRHANGLETVYSHNSKNLVAPGDTVKAGQVIALTGRSGRATTEHLHFELRVNGQHFSPGLLFNMQTRQPLKRTLICTKSGRHVKLQPKK, from the coding sequence ATGATTGCTTGGTGCTTCTGGACGGGAAGTATTCGGGCCAGTGAACCGGTATCTGCCGGGTTTACATCCATGGAGCGCAATCATGTCCGAGTACAGACTCCGGGACTGTTTGCCAAAGGAAACCGTTTTGAAATCCATCTGGAATGTCTGGCCGATTCGCAGTTCTGCTTTCCGCTCCGCAATGGGAAAGTTATTTCGGGTTACGGTAGCCGGGGCGGACATTCGGGAGCAGACATCAAGACGAAAGCCAATGATTCCATCGTGTGCGTATTCGACGGGGTGGTACGGATGGCGAAGCATTACGGGGGATATGGAAAAGTCATTGTGGTGCGTCATGCCAACGGACTGGAGACTGTGTACAGCCATAATTCCAAGAACTTGGTGGCGCCGGGAGATACCGTAAAGGCAGGGCAGGTCATTGCATTGACCGGGAGGTCGGGACGTGCCACTACCGAACATCTGCATTTTGAGCTGCGGGTGAACGGACAGCATTTCAGCCCCGGACTCTTGTTTAATATGCAGACGCGTCAGCCGTTGAAGCGTACCTTGATTTGTACGAAGTCGGGTAGACATGTAAAATTACAACCTAAAAAATAA